The Plasmodium brasilianum strain Bolivian I chromosome 5, whole genome shotgun sequence region GCTGCgtacttatgtatattttatttttttaaagtatgaTGACTTACCCCTCCACTGCCTATTTCGCCTAATTGCGTAGCTTCttgtactattatttttattgctatatttttataacgaaataaaaagTCTTTCTCTTTTGAAAttcttacaaaaaataaaaattcctATGTGTGTTAAACAACCTAAGGAACATATATGCCATACTGCAAAACATTGTcaatattgtaatatttttgtactagtttcttttctttttaagcATTTTACTGTTTTTGCATATAGTTCGTCTCATATCTCTATCAAATTTACGAATTTCAAAATACCactacaattttttattagtatataagggaaaaatgaaatgtcaaaaaaaaaaaaaaaaaatatatgaactgttcaggcaatttttgcaataaaaataagttttgTCTTTAGGCCACGGAAAAGTCTcaaatttattacattttagcaaaaatacattttatgaaAACGTGGTAAGTTACGACAAGTAACACTAAGTAGCAGTATGTAACAGTACATAACGGTGTGCCATTTGAGACATCTTTggtataaaaaagtaaatgcCAAGAGTTGCTTTTATGCTAAACATCGCTAACTTGAATTGGTATGTTAATGAGCTCCTTAAGAGGTAACCCCTTTATGGTTGTACCGATACAATTGTCCATCCtcacttatgtatatacatttttagttttttgttttctattttttttgcgcatgttcacatatacatatatataatagaatgCAATGGTAGCATATAGCGAGTTTTGGAACAATTAGTACATGTTACCGCGGAATTGGTGTAATATGTTTTCTCGGAGCACCTGCACATACGAGTACCCGTGCGTCAACACGTATATCATCGTCACAAGTATCAATTCATGCGTTTGTCTAtacttaaaaagaaatattaatttaaaagacTCGCAAAAGGGGTGTAGAATTGGATTAGTAGTGCCATAGAAGCGGCTTAGAACTGACGTCCAATtgacacatatataatttaatttaatttaatgttTAATAATTACGATGAGTAAagggatatatatatatatatgtattgtaaaaaaaaaaaaaataaaaaatgcgaatttttgaaatattcaAATGTTTACCACAggcatacacacatacattaaaagtacaaataaaaaaaaaaaaaaaaaaaaaaaaaggctcCATTTGTtacgaaaaattatttctcaCATAcctagtatattttttttgtattgaaatatatgtcataaaaaaagaggtTTAAAACAGTGtatgcagaaaaaaaaaaaaaaaaaaaaaaaaaaaggtatgaGAAACCCAGAGAAGGGGGCGGAGGGTGcacatacatttacatatgtacatgtattacATGTGGAAGTAAGCTTGGTCAACGTCTTTCCTTCGCTTCAAATTCAGCAAAAATATGGCTTCAACAATATGTTCTCAAGAACCCACTCATGCATGCATCTACATGCATACGAAATAATATCTGCCTTCATACTAGccaaatgatgataataaaaacgaGGAAGTTAAcgttatttcttcttttgtaGTAATATACTTCTCATTCTTCCACACTTCTCCATGCCTTCCACCATCATCATCCCATGGGGGTAAAATGGCAAAGGGCATTCGACATGTTCAGTATATCAAAGAACATGGAAGCAAAGGGGTCCATCACACCTATGTCTGCAGTGTATACTGGAATAACTCATGTATGTAAttgataatgaaaaaatccATACTCTCACTACGTTATGCAAACTCCCACACCACTACTGCTCCTTGGAAGTAATCTATGTCTGGACAGCCAGCTTTACCAGGTGAtccataaaaattttgagaGAAACATCATCCGTGTTAATTATGTACGATTCACTACTGGACGTGCCGAACGTGCTCCCACTCAAGGAGTTATGTGTGGTAGATGGGTTAACCTTAGCTAGGAGAAACCTACTTTGACTACCACCACTATTACAAAGAACAAATTTAGGTATAGGAAATCTATCTTCTAAAATAGACTTAGCATCTTCATGTGGTGCATTGAGTAATTGTCTAAAATGTTCATACTCAGGTTTATCATGAAATCCTTGTTCCCTCCATTGGTAAATCATTTCACCATACCATACAACAACATGGAAATATGAATCTAGTAAAAGAATAACATTTGCTTTTAATGATTGTGCATCTAGTAAGACAGGTATTGGTGTTTGGGAATCAAAAGAATATTGCAGTAAAGCTGGTTGAATCATTATTAATGAATTCATTACATTTTCTCTTAACAGTATAGAACGATAATATGCTGTTTCATCAGGACTAGCATTAAATGTTTGTAAAAAATGGGATCTTCTTAAATGATACATAAATTGAGGATAAATAGAAAATTCTGGtgataaatgaaaagaattaaCGTCATCTTTTTGATAATCAGCAAAAGTACTTACTAGTCGTATTAGTTTTCTATCTAACCATCTTAAAACATCAATAGGTTCATCTGTTTCTGCTTTTAAAACTGCAAATCTAGCCATAATTACAGCAGCAGTTTCTTGATCAAATCCTTGTGAAATTTCTGCAATATTTGCTTCTGCAAATCTGTAAGATATTGTTGTTACACGTAATCTTCTCCTACCACTTGGATGTTGATATAACGTTTGGAATTGTATATACGCTTGTCTATCTGGTGGTAGGGAAgaaatattttgatttacTATTTCGAAATAAAAAGCTATCGTTGATTGTCTATCTAAAGCACATATTGTCCATTCACATGTTCCTCCTTCACCTACACATGTATCAGATACATAATtagctatttttttattacttgaGCATGCACCTATAGCACCACAAACACGAAATTCCTTTGAACATATGATGGTCAATTTTGCATTATATCCATGTTTTATATAACCTGTTGAATCtgtttcaaatatttttttaaaagaatctTTAAATACATTCATAGAAAACGAATCTGCCATTACCATAAATCCATTTGTCTTCTCACAGCATACTTTCATCTCGTATAAACCTATTTGATCTAATGAACAGGCAAAAATATCTATAGCATGTCCAGATGCTACTGCTCTATTTGCTagagatatataatattttaatgctTTTTTAACATGCCTAGCATtcgtattttctttttgtaaatCTAAATGATGTCTAAGTGATTCACTTAAAGCAGTATCTACAATTTTTCCAGGGGATGTTGTATCTGCACCTCCAATAAACATCATTATTCTACCACTTAACTGATTACAACAGCATTCTAGTAATCCTATAGCTACACTTAATGCTACGCCAGTACATCTCTTTGCTCTTTGATCAGGAGGAGTAGGCCAATTATCTTTCTGTATATCTTCtaataacatattaatattatattcacaCTCACTGACTGGTTGTAAAAATCTTCGAGCTGATGTAGATGTTGTTGAACTACGTGGATCATTCCGACTCCCTaaatttaattgtttttgtAAATCTTGTGCTGTTATATCTTTACTTCCTTTAAATACATACGATTTTAAACAATCATGAAAACCTATTTCATGCACGTAACACATATTTCCAAATGTTATGATTCCTATGTATGCATCACCTGGCATTAAACTAATACACTGCTGTATAGAATCTTTTAGTTGCTCTAACTCCTCTTCTAATAAACATGTATCAATCACAAACAAAAAAGTTGGAGGTGGTATATCTCCCACGTTTGACGGTTGGATGTATTCTATGTTGGAGTACATTACATCTGCTGGAAGGTTCTgcgtatgaaaaaaaaaaaaaaaaagttgagGAAGAGGAGGATCCAATGTATACatttgcatatacatacataagtgCGTTATGAAGTGTATACATGCATGggcatatacgtatgtacgtgtTGCATGTACACACCCCATCTAAATGAAGGCGCGGGCAACTTATATCAGGAGTACCTTTTCCGATATATGCTCAGCATAATGTAAGGGGAAGgggttttttatatttgaaaaggGGCAAGTCCATGTTTTATTCCTAAAATCGATATTACAGTAGGGatttaaaatacaattaCTTGTTTTACATTTCAATGGTTCATACTCTACTAATTTAACACTATTATCATCTGTTCTTTTTAAAACTGTATATAAACATCCTAAGGGCACTTCAATTTTTGCCGCTTCGTTTTTTGTTGGAGGCCATAAATTCCAACTAAACCTAATTCCCGTTTGACTTTCTTGAAGATGTATGTCCATTTTGTTTTCcgttcatacatacatacataaatacacacatacatatatatatatatatatatatatacaaccTTGTTGGTAAGATTGCGTGCTCGCACCTTCGCCCCTTTCGTTGGCTTATACGATTACTTTGATTATGCTACTACGTTGCATATATTACTACgttgtatatattactacGTTGCATATATTACTACTCTGCATATATTACTACTCTGCATATATTACTACTCTGCATATATTACTACGTTGCATATATTACTATTCTGCATATATTACTACTCTGCATATATTACTGATTaacttctttctttttcctgTTACTGAAAGATGCCTCTTCCTTTAATAGTCTCTTGTGTGGATATACTTCCTATACCATTTacaaatttgttttttctccTTCCTTTACTTATCCTTATCTACCTAGCAACGGTTCGCTCCCCTGCAGTTATTGAAGCTGTTCAACTTGTTCGGCTGTTCCTGCCAGTGTTATAGCGACCCTAGCAACTAGGCAAGTTCgatttcttcttcttttttgttcacttcttttgattatttttatatattttttttttttaaatgttattaTACATACTAAAGAAGAACGtcatttataaaaagcaTTTTATTTCCTTAAAATGTGTTAGCCTTTTATTCATCAAAATGATTTTGATGTAAAGTATGCTTCAAGGTAATTCactccttttcttttttctctttatataAATCCGTTTATTAATAGTTTATTATGTGCGTATTTTGCTTGTACgtattatgtatgcattATTGACGTATTGCTGAAATATTATGGATGGGTTACTTATGTGTGAGTGAACGTACACTAcacaaattaaattttacgaacataacgaaataaaatgatatgtagctataattttttactattttagatatttttttcaaaatgaaaaaaaaaaaaaaaaaaacaaacaaaaacaaaGCTGGGCAAAGTATCAGTTCTGATAATGTTATAATCTCCCCTTTActtaatatacaaaaaaaaaaaaataaataaataaataaaataaaatagaaaaaaataaaaataaattattagaaatacagttaatttttattatttttttaaaatttagaatTTCACCTTTACCAAAATTAAACCaccacacatacatacatacatacatatatatatacatacatatatacatacatatatacatacatatatacatacatatatacatacatatatacatacatatatacatacatatatacatacatatatacatacatatatacatacatatatacatacatacatacatatatacatacatatatacacatttaaaCGCGTAATGTTCAGTTAAAATAGCTAATTACTGAAATAGTCTGTTTTAATTTTGGGCCCCtacaatttaaataaattaagcaATTAAAAACGTAGGTGTACACTAAGAATATTAATGTACACGTACGTATGCACGcatttatgtacgtatgtatgtatatatatgtacatgtatatgtgtactcTTCAAGtgataataaacaaaacaaaaaaatagtattcgtttttattttctctttgaACATACAATACGATAAAGAAGGAATCATACAAcactacaaaaaaatataataataattgtaattgAAATTGTAATTGAAATTGTAACTGTAATTGAAATTGTAATTGTAATTTAAATTGTAATTGTAATTGTAATTGAAACTGTAATTGAAATTGTAATAGTATTACTAATAGTAATACTAAGAGTATactaatagtaataataatagtaataacaatagtaataacaatagtaataacaatagtaataacaatagtaataacaatagtaataacaatagtaataacaatagtaataacaatagtaataacaatagtaataacaatagtaataaactaataataacaacacTTTTTTACACATTATGGTACAAAATTGTAGTGAACAATACGTAACACGTAAAATGAAgcaagtaataataaaacacgCACATATGAaacatgtaataaaaaaatatgaatatgttaataaaaatttaatgctGAGGTGATAccacttttttaaaaaaaaaaaaaaaaatagtatacatgtatatatatatatatatatatatatataattacgacaaaggaacaaaataaaggaaattGTGGGAACTGTTCAATATTgtaaattataagaaaagTATTAACATTAGAGAGAGGAAGTACCCTCTTACAACAAGTTtttattatagaaaaaaaaaaaaaaaaaaggaaaaaaaagatagttCAATATTTCTATGCACCTTTAGTTAGCACTTaggcatacatatacatatatgtaaacattgATATAAAACGAATGTGTTACAATAACATAATGAACTGTAGATAATGAATCGTATTTAAAAGGGATGGTTTAGTTAAATCGTTCAGAGGTATTTTTCTAGGCGCATTACtgagaaaaaatggaagagaTCATTAtgcatgcatgtatgtatgtgtgtatggaTGTATGTTTGCAGATATGCGTATATGTctgcatgtatatgtgtatggcTTGGttaatatgtttaaaaattttcagaGGAGCTCTACTACATGATAAAACGCGAATAAGGCGCCTGTGATTGAATTCACCTAGAATACCTTTACTATGTACTTGTAAagaaatttatgtataaatacatttgaTGCGCAAATTTGGGAAAAGGGGGTAAATATAAAGATACCTTACCCATTTCAGTTACATCATTTCTCActtatatgaagaaaaataaaatttgttatatatttgtttttcctttttttttcatcccaACTTATTTTAAAGGAAAAGATTTGTAAATCCTGTATCATTCTTTCGATTTGCTGTAAATGGTTAAGTGCAAAGGTGCCAACTGCATTTTCACATTTACACATTTACACATTTTCACTCTTTAagtttgtttctttttttataaataagctATAAGGGTAAATGACAGCATGTGCACAAGTTTGATTTTATCCTTTTGACTATTTCttgttttattcttttagGAGTtattgcttcttttttttttttttttgataaacgtattaacattttttgcGTATATAATCAATTTTAAGGAagcaaaagaaaaggaaacaaCAAAAGAGTAACagtataacaatataataattacatattacCCATATACTATTTTATGTGGagaaaacacaaaaaaaaaaaaaaaaaaaaaaaaaaaaagtttcattgttatttaacattaatattcctattttaaaagataaataaacaaaaaagataacagtatattttttgaagccttttttttttttttttcaaaaaatatttgagaaaaaaaattggagcTATAATTAAGCATACAATAACGCATTAATTTTGAATCCAAAGGAAATAATGTCGATAGACagaaaagaatttatattaaaaaaaaaaaaaaaaaaaaaaaatacgaaataACAAAACGAATTAGCAAAACAAAATGACGGAAACCCtctttatacatatgtacataaaaataattaaaaaaaaaggaaataacaAGGCATTCCTAACATTTCTTTGTTCTCATTTTAGGAGCAGGTAAAAGCGACTTCACCTTTTTGGACATTCcgataattatacatattatcaCACGAtcatatgcatacacatttttatatgtgtCTTAGGTGTAcatggaaagaaaaaagaataagaaatctaatatagaagaaatttctgcattttttatgtaaacaGGAGCTGCGTTCTTTCTTCCCTTGTACATTCTAtagattatatatactacGTGTGCAAAACTTTatcagaaaaagaaaaaaagattaaattaaattgaaATTGAACTAAATTGAAATTGAACTAAATTGAAATTGAATTAAATTGAAATTGAACTAAATTGAAATTGAACTAAATTGAAATTGAACTAAATTGAAATTGAACCAAATTgaacattttataaaaagattaaTAAGCGAACATAGCGATGGCTAAAGAAGTAACCCTATCTCAATGCATAAAAAACTGGGAGCagaaaaatggtaaaaaaaaaaatactacaataaaaaaataaacagaaaaaaagggaatatttaaaacatctagaaaaaaaacaaaagaaaaaaaaaaaaatgtaattccCTTTAAGcacaacttttttttttttgttttttttccttaccGGTAcaggaaaaataataaaagaagaagaagaggtTAGCTTTATTTGTCATATACCCTTGATAGAAAAATTAGACAACAGTATAaacacattaaaaaaatgtaagcGTTTGTCCTTATCGACGAATCGAATTGAGAAGTTAATACCGATGTCTGGTTTGAGTAATAAATGTGCACTATGGGTTTCCGCTTTTATGTACAAGTGCATATGTGCTTGAACATGTGCATTTATGTGCATACGTACGCATGTTCATTAGTCCACACATACGTACGCATGTTCATGAGTccacacatacgtacataagtacatttatatatgtacacacgcACAATGTGGTAATATCTTACCCCCCCAAATAAggaatttttacttttataaaaacagaaaatataGAGATATTGTCACTTGGAAGAAattgcataaaaaaatttcagttTCTTGAAGATATAAGTGGAACGTTAAAACAACTATGGATGTCTTATAATAGTATTGACAAGTTAGATAATTTACAGTCCTTAAAAAAACTGCAGGTCCTTTACttatttcataataaaataaagagcACTGAGGAAATAGACAAGTTGGTAAGGATAAACTAGTCGATCCTTTTCTTCATGCTTTTCTTCTGACCTGTTCAAGTTAATTTGTTCATGTTGATGTAATTAttgtatacttttttttttttttttcttatagaGCGCTTTGCCTGAATTGGCGGAATTAGGGCTTAAGGGAAACCCAATATATGATGGAAAAACTAACGTAGTTTCTTTTATcctatatcttttatttttttatcctatatcttttatttttttatcctatatcttttattttttatcctatatcttttatttttttatcctatatcttttattttttatcctatatcttttatttttttatcctatatcttttattttttatcctatatcttttatttttttatcctatatcttttatttttttatccgttatcatttattttttatcctttgtcttttattttttcctttttctttttttgctgATCCTGTTTCGCCATACTCTACCGCAATTTCAACTATGCTTTTATATCCATGTTGctcattttttaatcttttttaatgCACAGGAGTACATGAAACTAGtcattttgaaaaagttGCCTCAACTAAAAGTTGTAGACAATGAGACagtaggaaaaaaaaaaagaaaaagtacaTTTTTGAAATGTATCCTTGCACATAAACAAATGTCCAAAATGCCTTTTCATATTTACCCTCCGCATATATGCGCagtaaataaatgtatgtacgtgtgtatatgtatatatatatatatatatatatatatgtatatgtgggTGGGTATACAATCATATGGCAGTGAAGGatataagttttttttttttttttttttttttttttttttttatttccttttgcCCATTCAGATAACAGAAAAACAGAGAA contains the following coding sequences:
- a CDS encoding protein transport protein SEC23 → MDIHLQESQTGIRFSWNLWPPTKNEAAKIEVPLGCLYTVLKRTDDNSVKLVEYEPLKCKTSNCILNPYCNIDFRNKTWTCPFSNIKNPFPLHYAEHISEKNLPADVMYSNIEYIQPSNVGDIPPPTFLFVIDTCLLEEELEQLKDSIQQCISLMPGDAYIGIITFGNMCYVHEIGFHDCLKSYVFKGSKDITAQDLQKQLNLGSRNDPRSSTTSTSARRFLQPVSECEYNINMLLEDIQKDNWPTPPDQRAKRCTGVALSVAIGLLECCCNQLSGRIMMFIGGADTTSPGKIVDTALSESLRHHLDLQKENTNARHVKKALKYYISLANRAVASGHAIDIFACSLDQIGLYEMKVCCEKTNGFMVMADSFSMNVFKDSFKKIFETDSTGYIKHGYNAKLTIICSKEFRVCGAIGACSSNKKIANYVSDTCVGEGGTCEWTICALDRQSTIAFYFEIVNQNISSLPPDRQAYIQFQTLYQHPSGRRRLRVTTISYRFAEANIAEISQGFDQETAAVIMARFAVLKAETDEPIDVLRWLDRKLIRLVSTFADYQKDDVNSFHLSPEFSIYPQFMYHLRRSHFLQTFNASPDETAYYRSILLRENVMNSLIMIQPALLQYSFDSQTPIPVLLDAQSLKANVILLLDSYFHVVVWYGEMIYQWREQGFHDKPEYEHFRQLLNAPHEDAKSILEDRFPIPKFVLCNSGGSQSRFLLAKVNPSTTHNSLSGSTFGTSSSESYIINTDDVSLKIFMDHLVKLAVQT
- a CDS encoding dynein light chain 1 — its product is MAKEVTLSQCIKNWEQKNGKIIKEEEEVSFICHIPLIEKLDNSINTLKKCKRLSLSTNRIEKLIPMSGIFTFIKTENIEILSLGRNCIKKFQFLEDISGTLKQLWMSYNSIDKLDNLQSLKKLQVLYLFHNKIKSTEEIDKLSALPELAELGLKGNPIYDGKTNEYMKLVILKKLPQLKVVDNETITEKQRNDALTVEVV